A window from Mycobacterium saskatchewanense encodes these proteins:
- the mshC gene encoding cysteine--1-D-myo-inosityl 2-amino-2-deoxy-alpha-D-glucopyranoside ligase, which produces MQTWSSAQVPVVPGRGPELRLYDTADRQVRPVAAGAKASMYVCGITPYDATHLGHAATYLAFDLVYRQWLDLGHDVHYVQNVTDVDDPLLARAERDGIDWRVLGDREVALFREDMAALRVLPPREYVGATEAIAEVVELVEKMLASGAAYVLDGDHPDVYYRADATPQFGYESGYDRETMLRLSEERGGDPHRPGKSDELDALLWRAARPGEPSWPSPFGAGRPGWHVECAAIALSRIGTGPDIQGGGADLIFPHHEFTAAHAECVRVERRFARHYVHAGMIGWDGHKMSKSRGNLVLVSKLREQGVEPSAIRLGLLSGHYRADRFWSPQVLDDANARLHRWRSAAALPAGPDATDVIARLRQYLADDLNTPKALAALDGWAADALQYGGHDTAAPKLVATAIDALLGVDL; this is translated from the coding sequence ATGCAGACGTGGTCTTCCGCACAGGTTCCGGTGGTACCGGGGCGCGGGCCGGAGCTACGGCTGTACGACACCGCCGACCGGCAGGTGCGCCCGGTGGCGGCCGGTGCCAAAGCGAGCATGTACGTCTGCGGGATCACGCCCTACGACGCCACCCACCTCGGCCACGCGGCGACGTACCTGGCGTTCGACCTCGTCTACCGCCAATGGCTGGACCTCGGGCACGACGTGCACTACGTGCAGAACGTCACCGACGTCGACGACCCGCTGCTGGCACGCGCCGAACGGGACGGCATCGACTGGCGCGTGCTGGGCGACCGCGAGGTCGCGCTCTTCCGGGAGGATATGGCCGCCCTGCGGGTGCTGCCGCCGCGCGAGTACGTCGGCGCCACCGAGGCGATCGCCGAGGTCGTCGAGCTCGTCGAGAAGATGCTGGCGTCGGGCGCGGCCTACGTGCTGGACGGCGATCATCCCGACGTCTATTACCGGGCGGACGCCACGCCCCAGTTCGGCTACGAGTCCGGCTATGACCGGGAGACCATGCTGCGCCTGTCCGAGGAACGCGGCGGCGACCCCCACCGCCCCGGCAAGAGCGACGAGCTCGACGCGCTGCTGTGGCGCGCGGCGCGGCCGGGGGAACCGAGCTGGCCGTCACCGTTCGGCGCCGGACGGCCCGGCTGGCACGTCGAGTGCGCGGCGATCGCGCTGAGCCGCATCGGCACCGGCCCGGACATCCAGGGCGGGGGCGCCGACCTGATCTTCCCGCACCACGAATTCACCGCCGCGCACGCCGAATGCGTGCGGGTCGAGCGCCGGTTCGCGCGGCACTACGTGCACGCCGGAATGATCGGCTGGGACGGGCACAAGATGTCCAAGAGCCGCGGAAACCTGGTCCTGGTGTCCAAGCTGCGCGAACAGGGCGTCGAACCGTCGGCGATCCGGCTGGGACTGCTGTCCGGCCACTACCGGGCGGACCGGTTCTGGAGCCCCCAGGTGCTCGACGACGCGAACGCGCGGCTGCACCGCTGGCGCTCCGCGGCCGCGCTGCCGGCCGGGCCGGACGCCACCGACGTGATCGCCCGCCTGCGCCAATACCTGGCCGACGACCTGAACACGCCGAAAGCGCTCGCCGCCCTCGATGGTTGGGCCGCCGACGCGCTGCAATACGGGGGTCACGACACCGCGGCGCCGAAACTGGTGGCCACCGCGATCGACGCGCTGCTCGGCGTAGACCTGTAA
- the metH gene encoding methionine synthase yields the protein MEGMHVNAPVNVPAPDTFVPNIRPDCTDELTAALRQRIMVIDGAMGTAIQRDRPDEAGYRGERFTEWPTALQGNNDLLNLTQPQIIEGIHREYLDAGADILETNTFNANAISLSDYDMADLSYELNYAGAALARKAADEYSTSEKPRYVAGALGPTTRTASISPDVNDPGARNVSYDQLVAAYREAANGLVDGGVDLLIVETIFDSLNAKAAVFAIETLFEERGRRWPVIISGTITDASGRTLSGQVTEAFWNSIRHAKPLAVGLNCALGAPEMRPYIAEVSRIADTFVSCYPNAGLPNAFGEYDESPERQASYIADFAEAGLVNLVGGCCGTAPPHIAEIAKVVEGKPPREVPHIPVATRLAGLEPLNITDDSLFVNIGERTNITGSARFRNLIKAQDYDTALSVALQQVEVGAQVIDINMDEGMIDGVAAMDRFTKLIAAEPDISRVPVMIDSSKWEVIEAGLKNVQGKPIVNSISMKEGEEKFVREARLCRKYGAAVVVMAFDEQGQADNLERRKEICGRAYRILTEEVGFPAEDIIFDPNCFALATGIEEHATYGIDFIEACAWIKENLPGVHISGGISNVSFSFRGNNPVREAIHAVFLFHAIKAGLDMGIVNAGALVPYDSIDPELRDRIEDVVLNRRDDAAERLLEIAERFNKTDKTEDPKAAEWRSLPVRERITHALVKGIDAHVDDDTEELRAEIAAAGGRPIEVIEGPLMDGMNVVGDLFGSGKMFLPQVVKSARVMKKAVAYLLPYIEAEKEESGATAGKDTNGTIIMATVKGDVHDIGKNIVGVVLQCNNFEVIDLGVMVPAEKILAAAKEHEADIIGLSGLITPSLDEMVNFAVEMEREGLEIPLLIGGATTSRAHTAVKVSPRRSGPVVWVKDASRSVPVAAALLDDRQRPALLEATEKDYASLRERHSQKNERPMLTLEKARANRTPIEWDGYTPPVPAQGLGVRDFHDYDLAELREYIDWQPFFNAWEMKGRFPDILNNPVSGEAARKLYDDAQEMLDTLIKEKWLTANGVIGFFPANAVGDDIEVYTDDTRTEVLTTLHNLRQQGEHRDGIPNRSLGDYVAPKNTGLADYVGAFAVTAGLGSQDKIAEFKAAHDDYSAILLESIADRLAEAFAERMHQRVRKEFWGFQPDEHLDNEALISEKYVGIRPAPGYPACPEHTEKATLWKLLDVKERAGIELTESMAMWPGAAVSGWYFSHPQSQYFVIGRVAQDQVADYARRKGWTLREAERWLAPNLGYNPED from the coding sequence ATGGAAGGAATGCATGTGAACGCCCCCGTAAACGTCCCGGCCCCCGACACGTTCGTGCCGAACATCCGCCCCGACTGCACCGACGAACTGACGGCCGCTCTGCGCCAGCGGATCATGGTGATCGACGGCGCGATGGGCACGGCGATCCAGCGGGACCGGCCGGACGAGGCGGGGTACCGCGGCGAGCGGTTCACGGAGTGGCCCACCGCTCTACAAGGCAACAACGACCTGCTGAACCTGACGCAGCCGCAGATCATCGAGGGGATCCACCGCGAATACCTCGACGCGGGCGCCGACATCCTGGAAACCAACACGTTCAACGCGAACGCGATCTCGCTCTCCGACTACGACATGGCGGACCTGAGCTACGAGCTGAACTACGCCGGCGCCGCCCTGGCCCGCAAGGCCGCCGACGAGTACAGCACCTCGGAAAAGCCCCGATACGTCGCCGGAGCCCTCGGGCCGACGACGCGGACCGCGTCGATCTCGCCGGACGTCAACGACCCGGGAGCGCGCAACGTCTCCTACGACCAGCTGGTCGCCGCCTACCGCGAAGCCGCCAACGGCCTGGTCGACGGCGGTGTCGACCTGCTCATCGTCGAGACGATCTTCGACTCGCTGAACGCCAAGGCGGCGGTGTTCGCCATCGAGACGCTGTTCGAGGAGCGCGGACGCCGCTGGCCGGTGATCATCTCGGGCACCATCACGGATGCTTCCGGCCGGACGTTGTCCGGTCAGGTCACCGAGGCGTTCTGGAACTCGATCAGGCACGCGAAGCCGCTCGCGGTGGGCCTCAACTGCGCCCTGGGCGCGCCGGAGATGCGGCCCTACATCGCCGAGGTGTCGCGGATTGCGGACACCTTCGTCTCCTGCTACCCGAACGCCGGACTGCCCAACGCATTCGGTGAATACGACGAGTCCCCCGAGCGTCAGGCGAGCTACATCGCCGACTTCGCCGAGGCCGGTCTGGTCAACCTGGTCGGCGGATGCTGCGGGACGGCGCCGCCGCACATCGCCGAGATCGCCAAGGTCGTCGAGGGCAAGCCGCCGCGCGAGGTGCCGCACATCCCGGTGGCCACCCGGCTCGCCGGCCTGGAGCCGCTCAACATCACCGACGACTCGCTGTTCGTCAACATCGGCGAGCGCACGAACATCACCGGCTCCGCCCGGTTCCGCAACCTGATCAAGGCGCAGGACTACGACACCGCGCTGTCGGTCGCCCTGCAGCAGGTCGAGGTCGGCGCGCAGGTGATCGACATCAACATGGACGAGGGCATGATCGACGGCGTCGCCGCGATGGACCGGTTCACCAAGCTGATCGCGGCCGAGCCGGACATCAGCCGCGTGCCGGTGATGATCGACTCGTCCAAGTGGGAGGTCATCGAGGCGGGCCTGAAGAACGTGCAGGGCAAGCCGATCGTCAACTCGATCTCGATGAAGGAGGGCGAGGAGAAGTTCGTCCGCGAGGCGCGGCTGTGCCGCAAGTACGGCGCCGCCGTCGTGGTGATGGCCTTCGACGAGCAGGGCCAGGCCGACAACCTGGAGCGCCGCAAGGAGATCTGTGGGCGCGCCTACCGGATCCTGACCGAAGAGGTCGGCTTCCCGGCCGAGGACATCATCTTCGACCCGAACTGCTTCGCGCTGGCGACCGGTATCGAGGAGCACGCGACGTACGGGATCGACTTCATCGAGGCCTGCGCCTGGATCAAGGAGAACCTGCCCGGGGTGCACATCTCCGGCGGTATCTCGAACGTGTCGTTCTCGTTCCGGGGCAACAACCCCGTGCGCGAGGCGATCCACGCGGTGTTCCTGTTCCACGCCATCAAGGCCGGCCTGGACATGGGTATCGTCAACGCCGGCGCGCTGGTGCCCTACGACTCGATCGACCCCGAGCTGCGGGACCGCATCGAGGACGTCGTCCTGAACCGCCGCGACGACGCGGCCGAGAGGCTGCTGGAGATCGCCGAACGGTTCAACAAGACGGACAAGACCGAGGATCCAAAGGCGGCCGAGTGGCGCAGCCTCCCGGTCCGCGAGCGGATCACGCACGCCCTGGTCAAGGGCATCGACGCCCACGTCGATGACGACACCGAGGAATTGCGGGCCGAGATCGCCGCCGCGGGCGGCCGCCCGATCGAGGTGATCGAGGGCCCGCTGATGGACGGCATGAACGTCGTCGGCGATCTCTTCGGCTCGGGGAAGATGTTCCTGCCCCAGGTGGTGAAGTCGGCCCGGGTGATGAAGAAGGCCGTCGCGTACCTGCTGCCGTACATCGAGGCCGAGAAGGAAGAGTCGGGCGCCACAGCTGGGAAAGACACCAACGGCACGATCATCATGGCGACCGTGAAGGGCGACGTCCACGACATCGGCAAGAACATCGTCGGGGTCGTCCTGCAGTGCAACAACTTCGAGGTGATCGATCTCGGTGTGATGGTGCCCGCCGAGAAGATCCTGGCCGCGGCGAAGGAACACGAGGCCGACATCATCGGGCTGTCCGGGCTGATCACCCCGTCCCTGGACGAGATGGTCAACTTCGCCGTCGAGATGGAACGCGAGGGGCTGGAAATTCCGCTGCTGATCGGTGGTGCGACCACCTCGCGCGCCCATACGGCCGTGAAGGTGTCGCCGCGTCGCAGCGGTCCGGTGGTCTGGGTCAAGGACGCGTCCCGCTCGGTGCCGGTCGCCGCGGCGCTCCTCGACGACAGGCAGCGGCCGGCTCTGCTGGAGGCCACCGAGAAGGACTACGCATCGCTGCGCGAACGGCATTCCCAGAAGAACGAGCGGCCGATGCTCACGCTGGAGAAGGCCCGGGCGAACCGGACGCCGATCGAGTGGGACGGCTACACGCCGCCGGTGCCCGCTCAAGGCCTGGGAGTGCGGGATTTTCACGACTACGACCTCGCGGAGTTGCGCGAGTACATCGACTGGCAGCCGTTCTTCAACGCCTGGGAGATGAAGGGCAGGTTCCCCGACATCCTGAACAACCCGGTCTCGGGCGAGGCTGCGCGCAAGCTGTACGACGACGCCCAGGAGATGCTGGACACCCTCATCAAGGAGAAGTGGCTGACCGCCAACGGGGTGATCGGTTTCTTCCCCGCCAACGCCGTCGGTGACGACATCGAGGTCTACACCGACGACACCCGCACCGAGGTGCTGACCACGTTGCACAACCTGCGCCAGCAGGGCGAGCACCGGGACGGCATCCCGAACCGGTCGCTGGGCGACTACGTCGCGCCCAAGAACACGGGTCTGGCCGACTACGTCGGCGCCTTCGCCGTCACCGCGGGGCTGGGCAGCCAGGACAAGATCGCGGAGTTCAAGGCGGCCCACGACGACTACAGCGCGATCCTGCTGGAGTCGATCGCCGACCGACTGGCGGAGGCGTTCGCCGAACGGATGCATCAGCGAGTTCGCAAGGAGTTCTGGGGATTTCAGCCGGACGAGCATCTGGACAACGAGGCGCTCATCAGCGAGAAGTACGTGGGGATCCGCCCCGCCCCCGGCTACCCGGCCTGCCCGGAGCACACCGAGAAGGCGACGCTCTGGAAGTTGCTGGACGTCAAGGAGCGGGCCGGCATCGAGTTGACGGAGTCCATGGCGATGTGGCCCGGGGCTGCGGTCAGCGGTTGGTATTTCTCGCACCCGCAGTCGCAGTACTTCGTCATCGGTCGGGTGGCCCAAGACCAGGTCGCCGACTACGCGAGGCGCAAGGGCTGGACCCTGCGGGAGGCCGAGCGCTGGCTCGCCCCCAACCTGGGCTACAACCCCGAGGACTGA
- a CDS encoding 3'(2'),5'-bisphosphate nucleotidase CysQ yields MTDAALAADLAADAGELLLKVRDEIGFGHPWALGDAGDTLANDLLLRRLRAERPGDAVLSEEAYDDLVRLKRDRVWIIDPLDGTREFSTPGRDDWAVHVALWQRPGDGRGDDRPEITDAAVALPARGNTVYRSDTVTAGTAREGIPDTIRIAVSATRPPAVLHRMRQTLHIQPVAIGSAGAKAMAIIDGHVDAYVHAGGQWEWDSAAPAGVVMAAGMHASRLDGSPLRYNQLDPYLPDFVMCRAELAPILLGAIRQEFR; encoded by the coding sequence ATGACGGACGCCGCGCTCGCCGCCGACCTGGCCGCAGACGCGGGGGAGTTGCTGCTGAAGGTGCGCGACGAGATCGGCTTCGGCCATCCGTGGGCGCTCGGGGATGCGGGCGACACCCTGGCGAACGACCTTCTGCTCCGACGCCTGCGCGCCGAGCGGCCCGGCGACGCGGTGCTCAGCGAGGAGGCGTACGACGACCTGGTCCGGCTCAAGCGCGACCGGGTGTGGATCATCGACCCGCTGGACGGCACCCGCGAGTTCTCCACGCCCGGCCGCGATGACTGGGCGGTGCACGTCGCGCTGTGGCAGCGTCCCGGCGACGGCCGAGGCGACGACCGGCCCGAGATCACCGACGCGGCTGTCGCCCTGCCCGCCCGCGGCAACACCGTGTACCGCAGCGACACCGTCACCGCCGGCACCGCCCGCGAGGGCATCCCGGACACCATCCGCATCGCCGTCAGCGCGACCCGGCCCCCGGCCGTCCTGCACCGTATGCGGCAGACCCTGCACATCCAGCCCGTCGCGATCGGTTCCGCGGGCGCCAAGGCAATGGCCATCATCGACGGACACGTCGACGCCTACGTGCATGCCGGCGGCCAATGGGAGTGGGACTCGGCGGCGCCGGCCGGGGTGGTGATGGCCGCGGGCATGCACGCGTCGCGGCTCGACGGGTCACCGCTGCGCTACAACCAGCTCGACCCCTACCTGCCCGACTTCGTGATGTGCCGCGCCGAGCTGGCGCCGATCCTCCTCGGCGCCATCCGCCAGGAATTTCGCTGA
- a CDS encoding PAC2 family protein, whose protein sequence is MTPPQGPPYGEAALPELHNTIVVAAFEGWNDAGDAASDALDHLETIWEADPIIEIDDEAYYDYQVNRPVIRQVDGVTRELVWPAMRISHCRPPGCDRDVVLMHGVEPNMRWRTFSAELVAIADKLNADTVVILGALLADTPHTRPVPVSGAAYSPESAKRFGLEETRYEGPTGIAGVFQDACVAAGIPAVTFWAAVPHYVSQPPNPKATVALLRRVEDVLDVEVPLADLPAQAEEWEQAITEMAAEDEDLAEYVTSLEQRGDAEVDMNEALGKIDGDALAAEFERYLRRRRPGFGR, encoded by the coding sequence GTGACCCCGCCCCAGGGCCCCCCTTACGGAGAAGCCGCGCTGCCCGAACTGCACAACACCATCGTCGTGGCGGCGTTCGAGGGCTGGAACGACGCCGGCGACGCGGCCAGCGATGCGCTCGACCATCTCGAGACCATCTGGGAGGCCGACCCGATCATCGAGATCGACGACGAGGCGTATTACGACTACCAGGTGAATCGCCCCGTCATCCGGCAGGTCGACGGGGTGACGCGAGAGCTGGTGTGGCCGGCGATGCGCATCTCCCACTGCCGGCCGCCGGGCTGCGACCGCGACGTCGTGCTGATGCATGGGGTGGAGCCCAACATGCGCTGGCGGACCTTCTCCGCCGAATTGGTGGCCATCGCCGACAAGCTCAACGCCGACACCGTCGTCATCCTCGGCGCCCTGCTGGCCGATACCCCGCACACCCGGCCGGTGCCCGTGTCGGGCGCGGCGTACTCCCCCGAGTCGGCGAAGCGCTTCGGCCTCGAGGAGACCCGCTACGAGGGCCCGACCGGGATCGCCGGGGTATTCCAGGACGCCTGCGTGGCCGCCGGGATCCCGGCGGTGACGTTCTGGGCGGCGGTGCCGCACTACGTGTCACAGCCGCCGAACCCGAAGGCGACGGTGGCGCTGCTGCGGCGGGTCGAGGACGTGCTGGACGTCGAGGTGCCACTGGCCGACCTGCCGGCTCAGGCCGAGGAGTGGGAGCAGGCGATCACCGAGATGGCCGCCGAGGACGAGGACCTGGCCGAGTACGTGACGTCCCTCGAGCAGCGCGGCGACGCCGAGGTCGACATGAACGAGGCCCTGGGCAAGATCGACGGCGACGCCCTGGCCGCCGAGTTCGAGCGCTACCTGCGCCGCCGGCGACCCGGGTTCGGGCGCTGA
- a CDS encoding SCO1664 family protein, whose amino-acid sequence MSPRSSGTDEREVLRDGELTVLGRIRSASNATFLCEATLGESTVHCVYKPVAGEAPLWDFPDGTLAGRELSAYLVSRQLGWNIVPYTVIRDGPAGPGMLQLWVDQPGDAADSDPAPGPDLVDLFPVGKPGRGYLPVLRAYDYAGDEVILMHADDPRLRRMAVFDVLVNNADRKGGHILCGVDGRVYGVDHGVCLHVENKLRTVLWGWAGKPVDDEALEAVAGLAEAVAGSFGDELAERITRAEIAALRKRAFALLDNPVMPGPNRHRPIPWPAF is encoded by the coding sequence ATGAGCCCGAGGAGTAGCGGGACTGACGAGCGTGAGGTGCTTCGGGACGGCGAGCTGACGGTCCTCGGGCGCATCCGCTCAGCCAGTAACGCCACCTTCCTGTGCGAAGCCACACTGGGCGAGTCCACCGTGCACTGCGTCTACAAGCCGGTCGCGGGTGAGGCGCCGCTGTGGGACTTTCCCGACGGGACCCTTGCCGGCCGCGAGCTGTCCGCGTACCTGGTGTCGCGCCAGCTGGGCTGGAACATCGTGCCGTACACGGTGATTCGGGACGGCCCCGCCGGTCCAGGGATGCTGCAGCTGTGGGTGGACCAGCCCGGCGACGCGGCCGACTCCGATCCGGCGCCCGGCCCGGACCTGGTCGACCTGTTTCCAGTCGGCAAGCCGGGGCGCGGCTACCTGCCGGTGCTGCGCGCTTACGACTACGCCGGCGACGAGGTCATCCTCATGCATGCCGACGACCCCCGATTGCGTCGGATGGCAGTGTTCGACGTGCTGGTCAACAACGCCGACCGCAAGGGGGGCCACATCCTGTGTGGCGTCGACGGCCGCGTCTACGGCGTCGACCACGGGGTGTGCCTGCACGTGGAGAACAAGCTGCGCACGGTGTTGTGGGGGTGGGCGGGCAAGCCGGTCGACGACGAGGCACTGGAGGCCGTGGCCGGTCTCGCCGAGGCGGTCGCCGGGTCATTCGGTGACGAGCTGGCCGAGCGGATCACCCGAGCCGAGATCGCGGCGCTGCGCAAGCGCGCGTTCGCGCTGCTGGACAACCCCGTCATGCCCGGCCCCAACCGGCACCGCCCGATTCCCTGGCCGGCGTTCTAG
- a CDS encoding phosphoribosyl-ATP diphosphatase, with translation MEQSLAVKTFEDLFAELGERARTRPAGSATVAALDAGVHGLGKKILEEAGEVWLAAEHEADEALAEEISQLLYWTQVLMIARGLSLDDVYRKL, from the coding sequence GTGGAACAATCGCTCGCCGTGAAGACCTTCGAGGATCTGTTCGCCGAACTGGGCGAGCGCGCGCGTACCCGGCCGGCCGGCAGCGCGACGGTCGCCGCGCTGGACGCCGGAGTGCACGGGTTGGGGAAGAAGATCCTGGAGGAGGCCGGCGAGGTGTGGCTGGCCGCCGAGCACGAGGCCGACGAAGCGCTGGCCGAGGAGATCAGCCAGTTGCTCTACTGGACCCAGGTGTTGATGATCGCGCGCGGGCTGTCCCTCGACGACGTCTACCGGAAGCTGTGA
- a CDS encoding SDR family oxidoreductase — protein MTSLRDKVVFITGGARGIGAEVARRLAKRGAKLVLTDLDQAELTALAAELGDDRVLTAVADVRDLPAMQSAAAQAIERFGGIDVVVANAGIASYGSLLHVDPEAFKRVQDINVLGVFHTVRATLPAVIDRRGYVLVVSSLAAYAAAPGLAPYNASKAAVEILANALRLEVAHHGVSVGSAHMSWIDTALVRDTKADLPSFAELLTKLPWPLNKTTTVDDCADAFVKGIEGRARHVYSPPWVGLFRWLKPVLSTPIGELPVLRHTAELVPRMDDEVAALGRSTSAYNAALDGPASS, from the coding sequence ATGACGTCACTGCGGGACAAAGTTGTTTTCATCACCGGCGGCGCCCGCGGGATCGGGGCCGAGGTGGCGCGCCGGCTGGCCAAGCGGGGCGCCAAATTGGTGCTGACGGATCTCGACCAGGCCGAGCTCACCGCGCTGGCGGCCGAGCTCGGCGACGACCGGGTGCTGACCGCGGTCGCCGACGTGCGCGACCTGCCCGCAATGCAGTCCGCCGCCGCCCAGGCCATCGAACGCTTCGGCGGTATCGATGTCGTGGTCGCCAACGCGGGCATCGCCAGCTATGGGTCGCTGCTGCATGTCGACCCCGAGGCGTTCAAGCGGGTGCAGGACATCAACGTGCTCGGCGTCTTCCACACGGTTCGCGCCACCCTGCCGGCGGTGATCGACCGTCGCGGCTACGTGCTCGTCGTCTCGTCGCTGGCGGCCTACGCGGCGGCTCCGGGGCTGGCGCCGTACAACGCGTCGAAGGCGGCCGTCGAGATCCTCGCCAACGCGCTGCGCCTGGAGGTCGCCCACCACGGTGTCAGCGTCGGCTCGGCGCACATGTCGTGGATCGACACCGCCCTGGTCCGCGACACCAAGGCCGACCTGCCGTCCTTCGCCGAACTGCTGACGAAGCTGCCGTGGCCGCTGAACAAGACCACCACCGTCGACGACTGCGCGGACGCCTTCGTCAAGGGCATCGAGGGCCGCGCGCGGCACGTCTACTCGCCGCCCTGGGTGGGGCTGTTCCGGTGGCTCAAGCCGGTGCTGTCCACCCCGATCGGCGAGCTGCCGGTGCTGCGGCACACCGCGGAACTGGTGCCGCGGATGGATGACGAGGTGGCCGCGCTGGGGCGGTCGACCAGCGCCTACAACGCGGCCCTGGACGGTCCAGCGTCGAGTTGA
- a CDS encoding DUF3090 domain-containing protein, whose product MARAIHVFRTPDRFVAGTVGQPGNRTFYIQAVGDSRVVSVVLEKQQVAVLAERIGALLLEVNRRFGTPVPPEPTEVDDLSPLITPVDAEFRVGTMGLGWDSEAQTVVVELLAVTDAEFDASVVLDDTEEGPDAVRVFLTPESARQFATRSNRVISAGRPPCPLCEEPLDPEGHICARTNGYRRSALLGPNDEPEE is encoded by the coding sequence ATGGCACGCGCAATCCACGTTTTCCGCACACCCGACCGATTCGTGGCCGGGACCGTTGGCCAGCCTGGCAATCGGACCTTCTACATCCAGGCGGTCGGCGATTCGCGCGTGGTGTCGGTGGTTTTGGAAAAGCAACAGGTCGCGGTGCTCGCGGAGCGCATCGGCGCGCTGCTGCTCGAGGTGAACCGCCGGTTCGGCACGCCGGTTCCGCCCGAGCCCACCGAGGTCGACGACCTCAGCCCGCTGATCACGCCGGTCGACGCGGAATTCCGCGTCGGCACCATGGGCTTGGGCTGGGATTCCGAGGCGCAGACCGTGGTGGTGGAACTCCTCGCCGTCACCGACGCCGAGTTCGACGCGTCGGTGGTCCTGGACGACACCGAGGAGGGTCCCGACGCGGTTCGTGTGTTCCTGACGCCGGAGTCCGCGCGCCAGTTCGCCACGCGCTCCAATCGGGTCATCTCGGCCGGACGTCCGCCCTGCCCGCTGTGCGAGGAGCCGCTGGACCCGGAGGGGCACATCTGCGCGCGCACCAACGGCTACCGGCGCAGCGCGCTGCTCGGGCCGAACGATGAGCCCGAGGAGTAG
- the hisG gene encoding ATP phosphoribosyltransferase has translation MLRVAVPNKGALSEPASEILAEAGYRRRTDPKDLTVIDPINQVEFFFLRPKDIAIYVGSGELDFGITGRDLVLDSGAPVRERLALGFGSSSFRYAGPAGRQWTTADLAGKRIASAYPNLVRKDLAAKGVEATVIRLDGAVEISVQLGVADAIADVVGSGRTLALHNLVAFGDPLCDSEAVLIERVDHDGQAAHARDQLVARVQGVVFGQQYLMLDYDCPRAVLDRATAITPGLESPTIAPLADPDWVAIRALVPRRGVNEIMDELAAIGAKAILASDIRFCRF, from the coding sequence ATGTTGCGGGTCGCGGTACCCAACAAGGGCGCGCTGAGCGAGCCGGCCAGCGAGATCCTCGCCGAGGCGGGCTACCGGCGCCGCACCGACCCCAAGGACTTGACGGTCATCGATCCGATCAATCAGGTCGAGTTCTTCTTCCTGCGGCCCAAAGACATTGCCATCTATGTCGGCTCGGGAGAGCTCGACTTCGGCATCACCGGCCGCGACCTGGTGCTGGATTCCGGCGCGCCGGTGCGCGAGCGCCTCGCGCTGGGGTTCGGCTCGTCCAGCTTCCGCTACGCTGGACCGGCCGGCCGGCAGTGGACGACGGCCGACCTGGCGGGAAAGCGGATCGCCAGCGCCTACCCCAACCTGGTACGAAAAGACTTGGCGGCCAAGGGTGTCGAGGCGACCGTCATCCGGCTGGACGGCGCCGTCGAGATTTCCGTGCAGCTCGGGGTGGCCGACGCCATCGCCGACGTGGTGGGGTCCGGACGCACACTCGCCCTGCACAACCTGGTGGCCTTCGGGGACCCCCTGTGTGATTCGGAGGCGGTGCTGATCGAGCGGGTCGACCACGACGGTCAGGCCGCGCACGCCCGCGACCAGCTGGTGGCCCGGGTGCAGGGTGTGGTCTTCGGGCAGCAGTACCTGATGCTCGACTACGACTGTCCCCGCGCGGTGTTGGACAGGGCCACGGCGATCACGCCGGGACTGGAGTCACCGACCATCGCCCCGCTGGCCGACCCGGACTGGGTCGCGATCCGCGCGCTGGTGCCGCGCCGGGGCGTCAACGAGATCATGGACGAGCTCGCGGCGATCGGCGCCAAGGCGATCCTGGCGTCCGACATCAGGTTCTGTCGGTTCTGA